DNA sequence from the Pseudoduganella plicata genome:
GCTGCGGCACAGTACCGCCGACGGCATGGACGGCGCCGGCGCGGCGGCGGTCCACCAGCGCTATCAGAAGTCGTTCGCGGAGAAGCCCGATGCGGCCCCCGCATTTACTATCGGCCTGGGCAGCGGCAAATGAACGCGCTGCGGCAGCGTCAGGGCGGCGCCATCGCCATCATGTATGCGCTCATGCTGCCCGCCGTTCTCGGCTGCATCGGGCTCGCGCTCGACCTGGGCATATGCTACCTGCGGCGCTCGCAACTGCAGAACGCAGCGGACAGTATCGCCCTGGGGGCGGCGCAGGCATTGAACGGCACGCCCGGCGGCATAGCGGCCGCGGCCGATCGGGCGTTTCGCATGTCGCTGGGCATGCGCGTCGGCCTGTCGAGCGAGCTGGCCTGGAATTCCGCGGCACTGAGATTCGCCGGCAGCCCGGACGCGCCGGAGAGCGACTGGCTGCCAGTCTACGCGGCAGGACCGGCCGCCGCCACCCTGCGTTATGCCCGTGTCGACATGAACGTTCTGGACGATGCGACGCGCTATGTGCAGCCGGTACTGATGGGAGTCCTGGGAGCGGGCCTCGATCCCGTCAACCTGGCGCCGGTCGTCGTGGCCGGTCCCACGGCCGGGAACATTACGCCGCTGGCCGTTTGCGCCATGAGCAACAAGGCCTCCGACACCCGCGCCAATCCCGGCAATCCTGAGCTGATCCAGTATGGGTTCCGCTTCGGCGTCGGTTATAACCTGCTGGAACTGAATCCGACCGGCACGGGCGCAGGCGAGTATTTCTACGTCGACCCCATGCACGTCGCCGGCGGGGACACGACGTCCTTCGACGAAACCGCCGTGGCGCCGTTCATGTGTACCGGGACAGTCGGCTATGCCGGGTTCGTGAACGGCAAGGCGCGGCTGCGCCGGCCCGGCAGCTTCAATCTGTGGCAGCAGCTCAATTCCCGCTTCGGCACGTATGGCGGCGCGCCCGCATGCAATCCGACGGCTGCGCCGCCGGACAGCAACATCCGCAGCTATGCGGGCGCCAGCGCGACCTGGTTGACGCAGCCGCCCACGCGCCTTGCCGCAAGGCCGGGCACCGCAACGGGCAGGCTGCAGACGATCGCGGACGATCCGCCGCCACTTTCCACGGCCACCGTGCCGGGCGACTACGGCATTCTGTGGGCCTATGGGCCGGCGAAGACGCCGTCCGGCGCCCCGGTTGCGTTGGCGGCGTTCGGCGCATTGTATCCGTCCACCCCGGCGGGGGCGATCAAGGGCGGCACCGGCTATACCTCCGCCGGAGCGTATCTCTCCGGTGGATACAGCGCGGCACCCCCGGGACTGGGCGGCCAAAACGCCGCCTGCTGTACATCCCGCTGCTGCGCTGTCCGGTGGCCGCGGGCACGCAGGTCGAGGGCGATGTGGTGGCGATCGCCCGCTTCCTGCTCACGGCGCCCGCCAGCGCGACCGAGGTGCCGGCGGAATTTGCCGGCACCGTCACCGACGCGGCGTTGCCCGCAACGATAGGACTGCTCCGAT
Encoded proteins:
- a CDS encoding pilus assembly protein TadG-related protein; translation: MNALRQRQGGAIAIMYALMLPAVLGCIGLALDLGICYLRRSQLQNAADSIALGAAQALNGTPGGIAAAADRAFRMSLGMRVGLSSELAWNSAALRFAGSPDAPESDWLPVYAAGPAAATLRYARVDMNVLDDATRYVQPVLMGVLGAGLDPVNLAPVVVAGPTAGNITPLAVCAMSNKASDTRANPGNPELIQYGFRFGVGYNLLELNPTGTGAGEYFYVDPMHVAGGDTTSFDETAVAPFMCTGTVGYAGFVNGKARLRRPGSFNLWQQLNSRFGTYGGAPACNPTAAPPDSNIRSYAGASATWLTQPPTRLAARPGTATGRLQTIADDPPPLSTATVPGDYGILWAYGPAKTPSGAPVALAAFGALYPSTPAGAIKGGTGYTSAGAYLSGGYSAAPPGLGGQNAACCTSRCCAVRWPRARRSRAMWWRSPASCSRRPPARPRCRRNLPAPSPTRRCPQR